In the genome of Dermacentor silvarum isolate Dsil-2018 chromosome 1, BIME_Dsil_1.4, whole genome shotgun sequence, one region contains:
- the LOC125941726 gene encoding uncharacterized protein LOC125941726, translating to MLLVLDKPQVQNHRGLFFYTHGSPNQAKHKPPSANINARSRLDGKTTPSPDTCQLRVISLNARSTVNKIDSFEVLLFSYDPHLLGISETWLQSGILDEEIVPQDYVIYRRDRGSRGGGVAVIAKRVVNVTLLEQIDQRESLLLHVTAHGFTFFLCAVYRAPDAADSFMYSLFDRLLPYQNRNLIITGDFNFPAIDWDKRYYGLSASCNIILGLMFSLNLKQTVHAYTRETSVLDLFFVSQTFFDGVLSVQAGISGHRLLFFCCVSPVVCRMHPVKMIKDCTRADDNAIIDSLQSQLDDPCSDDLDSLWQHFNNTVQYNIEHFVPLRKVRINRRYRWISREIIQMKRKVKRCRKKKIPCPQQF from the coding sequence ATGCTTCTAGTACTTGACAAGCCACAGGTTCAGAATCACCGAGGTCTTTTTTTTTACACCCACGGTTCTCCGAATCAAGCTAAGCATAAACCGCCATCGGCTAATATTAATGCTCGAAGTCGTCTTGATGGCAAGACGACCCCATCGCCAGATACGTGCCAGTTACGTGTGATATCCTTGAACGCTAGAAGCACTGTAAACAAAATAGATAGCTTTGAAGTTCTGCTCTTTTCTTACGATCCCCACCTACTGGGGATTTCCGAGACATGGTTACAAAGTGGTATTCTTGACGAAGAAATTGTGCCACAGGACTACGTCATATACAGACGAGATCGTGGCTCACgtggtggaggtgttgcggtgATTGCGAAACGAGTAGTAAATGTAACGCTGCTTGAACAAATTGATCAGCGTGAAAGTTTGTTGTTGCATGTAACTGCGCATggtttcactttttttctttgtgctgtATATCGTGCACCTGATGCAGCGGATTCTTTCATGTATAGTCTATTTGACCGCTTACTACCTTACCAAAACCGGAACTTAATTATTACTGGTGATTTTAACTTCCCAGCTATTGATTGGGATAAACGGTATTATGGCCTGTCTGCCTCATGTAATATTATTCTAGGTCTGATGTTTTCTTTAAACCTTAAGCAAACCGTTCATGCATACACCAGAGAGACATCTGTCCTAGACCTCTTCTTTGTTAGTCAAACCTTTTTTGATGGAGTGCTTAGTGTTCAAGCTGGAATCTCGGGCCATCGTCTGTTATTTTTCTGTTGTGTTTCGCCAGTTGTTTGCAGGATGCATCCGGTTAAAATGATCAAGGACTGTACACGTGCTGACGATAACGCAATCATCGACTCTTTACAATCACAGTTAGATGACCCTTGCAGCGATGACCTTGATAGTTTATGGCAGCACTTTAACAATACAGTACAGTACAATATTGAACATTTTGTTCCCCTTAGAAAGGTTCGTATTAATCGCCGCTATCGTTGGATAAGTCGTGAAATTATTCAGATGAAACGCAAAGTGAAGCGCTGTAGGAAGAAAAAAATACCTTGTCCACAACAGTTCTAG